One segment of Ipomoea triloba cultivar NCNSP0323 chromosome 12, ASM357664v1 DNA contains the following:
- the LOC116000168 gene encoding cytochrome b-c1 complex subunit 7-2-like produces MASPSWMQSLLNPSKNWFAAQHMKAISNRLRKYGLRYDDLFDPKEHLDIKEALERLPQEVIDARNQRLKRAMDLSMKHEYLPDDLQKMQTPFRSYLHEMVALVEKERAERKAFGALPLYQRTFP; encoded by the exons ATGGCGTCGCCGTCGTGGATGCAATCGCTGTTGAACCCCTCGAAGAATTGGTTCGCCGCACAGCACATGAAAGCTATCTCCAACCGCCTCCGAAAATACG GTTTGAGATACGATGATTTGTTTGATCCGAAGGAGCATTTGGACATCAAGGAGGCTTTGGAACGGCTACCTCAAGAAGTTATCGATGCTCGGAACCAGCGTCTCAAACGTGCTATGGATCTTTCAATGAAGCATGAGTACCTCCCTGATGATCTTCAG AAAATGCAGACACCATTTAGAAGTTATCTGCATGAAATGGTGGCTCTC GTAGAGAAAGAGAGAGCAGAACGGAAAGCTTTTGGAGCATTGCCTCTTTACCAAAGGACATTCCCATGA
- the LOC115999397 gene encoding uncharacterized protein LOC115999397, which yields MREILHTQGGQLGVNFISTYPKDGSIGEYKLKQNENLIAIHFTLLLCTPGRAPLRLYTLTSANLCTTPTTSSVIRPQEFQTMRRSNVNFHVHPTILTLVQNSQYSGLPSEDPHAHITRFIRARGIYRQEGVSEEIIRLKLFPFSVIGEAARWLESQDVHHFRSWQQLHKGFMNEFFLITKAMRIRRHIQEFKQALPKAKELIERISKNTSCWYDRREEHGGMYEVNSHVANEAKIEAMNHEIKKLQAMVKKMEGKTKPYMALALYCNICGGLHDTNICTSPSAAEHVEAVDYQRGPSYNAYGGNQRQNNNWKQGDGWNNNDEGFQTRVHYNYGNKPTYRQNEKGRLTYGQNQGNGGQMTHYKPQYNSQLDYTQQRRDDIRKVDERLTRTIMELKNDRANLKQEITHEIRQEISSLRQESKATLKTIENQISQMFKMISERHYGQLPSNIENNPKERVNAIEAVEERHDGCDPIDIICGICNSEKGRMKEKEKTTSCSLSLETNIEDASCRISMKREEGKITSCDQIKENVSQQCKVKTSKEKERARKGTFNAFIQKFFNDKQCHKLFEDDTCDDYACLSKEITTCMTTGYPIKKGDPGALVVPCSIKDMDFPNALVDLGASINLMPSSLFERLSLPSLKPTRLSLRLGDGTTQ from the exons ATGCGTGAGATTCTTCACACCCAAGGCGGCCAGTTAGGGGTCAATTTCATCTCCACTTACCCAAAAGATGGATCTATCGGAGAgtacaaattaaagcaaaatgaaaatttgattgcTATCCACTTTACTCTACTCCTCTGCACACCCGGCCGGGCCCCATTGAGATTGTATACTCTCACTAGCGCCAACCTTTGCACAACCCCAACCACCAGCTCAGTCATTAGACCTCAAGAATTCCAGACCATGCGACGATCG AACGTAAACTTTCATGTGCACCCGACCATCCTCACTTTGGTTCAGAACAGCCAGTATTCAGGATTACCTTCAGAGGATCCACATGCTCATATTACTAGATTTATTCGAGCTCGCGGGATATACAGACAAGAGGGAGTAAGTGAAGAAATTATCAGACTGAAGTTATTTCCATTTTCAGTAATTGGAGAAGCAGCACGATGGCTAGAAAGTCAGGATGTCCATCATTTCAGATCATGGCAGCAGTTGCATAAAGGATTTATGAACGAGTTTTTCCTAATCACTAAGGCCATGAGGATTCGGAGACATATccaagaattcaagcaag CATTGCCAAAAGCGAAAGAGCTAATagaaagaatttcaaaaaatacTTCGTGTTGGTATGACAGAAGAGAAGAACATGGCGGCATGTATGAGGTCAACAGTCATGTAGCAAACGAAGCAAAGattgaagcaatgaatcacgaaatcaaaaagttACAGGCTATGGTAAAGAAAATGGAAGGGAAGACGAAACCCTATATGGCTTTAGCGTTATATTGCAACATTTGTGGAGGACTGCACGACACCAACATATGTACATCACCGTCTGCAGCTGAACATGTAGAGGCGGTTGATTATCAAAGAGGTCCTAGCTATAATGCCTATGGAGGAAACCAAAGACagaacaacaattggaaacagggagatgGGTGGAACAATAACGATGAAGGATTTCAAACAAGAGTGCATTACAACTACGGAAACAAACCGACCTACAGGCAGAACGAGAAGGGAAGGCTTACTTATGGTCAAAATCAAGGAAATGGAGGCCAAATGACTCATTATAAACCTCAGTACAACTCTCAGTTGGATTACACCCAACAAAGAAGGGATGATATAAGAAAAGTGGACGAGAGACTTACAAGAACCATCATGGAGTTAAAGAATGATCGAGCCAATCTGAAGCAAGAAATTACGCATgaaattagacaagaaatttcgaGTTTAAGACAAGAATCAAAGGCCACTCTCAAGACAATCGAAAATCAGATATCCCAAATGTTCAAGATGATATCCGAAAGACATTATGGACAACTTCCCAGTAACATAGAAAACAATCCcaaagagagagtcaatgcaATAGAAGCAGTTGAAGAAAggcatgacggatgcgatccaATAGACATAATCTGTGGAATATGCAACAGTGAGAAAGGAagaatgaaggaaaaagaaaagactacctcttgtagtctgAGCCTTGAAACAAACATTGAAGACGCTTCTTGTAGAATTTCAATGAAGAGAGAAGAAGGCAAGATCACCTCTTGTGATCAAATTAAAGAGAATGTGTCACAACAATGCAAAGTCAAAacttcaaaagaaaaagaaagggcaAGGAAAGGTACATTTAACGCTTTCATTCAAAAATTCTTTAATGATAAGCAATGTCATAAATTGTTTGAGGATGATACTTGTGATGACTATGCTTGTTTGAGCAAAGAGATCACGACTTGTATGACTACGGGTTACCCCataaagaagggtgacccaGGAGCTTTAGTAGTCCCTTGTTCTATAAAGGACATGGATTTTCCGAATGCTTTGGTTGATCTTGGAGCTTCAATCAATTTGATGCCCTCTAGTCTGTTCGAACGATTAAGCTTACCTAGTTTAAAACCGACAAGGCTTTCACTTCGCCTAGGTGACGGAACCACACAGTAA